In a genomic window of Tissierella sp. Yu-01:
- a CDS encoding HAMP domain-containing sensor histidine kinase, with translation MFKYIDKKSLKYKLWTYFIIFASLIVILLWLLQIVFFNSYYESMKINEIKNIGNSLVANYGKEGFEDLLYTTSRNEGIVIQILDQDGSLIYPLNNIIDILRQPKLDYRIFAEFLINLYNSEDNYVIYYREDSRLRSPTLIYGAILQNDIDSNYFLYINSVLQPIDSTVIVLKNQLIIVTFISLGLALALSYFIATKLTKPIERITKTAESLGKGDYTVEFEKGHYTEIDNLADTLNYATKELSKTEELRRDLIANVSHDLRTPLTLIKSYGEMIRDISGNNEEKRNKHLKTIIDESDRLSGLVNDILDLSKAQSGLDKMDFNSFDILKTTENVLKRFQYFADNHGFRFYLNYKGDTDVLGEESKIEQVIYNLISNAVNYSTDEKEIVINIMGKDGIVNFEVIDKVIGISEDQLDSIWDRYYKVGKAHKRATVGSGIGLSIVKSILLAHKAEFGVESKVGEGSKFYFKLRKL, from the coding sequence ATGTTTAAATATATAGATAAAAAAAGCCTTAAATACAAGCTTTGGACTTATTTTATAATCTTTGCATCATTAATTGTAATCTTATTATGGTTATTACAGATCGTCTTCTTTAATAGTTATTATGAAAGTATGAAGATAAACGAAATTAAAAATATAGGTAATTCACTAGTTGCAAACTATGGAAAAGAAGGCTTTGAGGATCTATTATATACTACTTCACGAAATGAAGGAATTGTTATACAGATATTAGATCAGGATGGTAGTCTTATTTACCCATTAAATAACATAATTGATATATTAAGACAACCTAAGCTGGATTATAGGATATTTGCTGAGTTTCTAATTAATTTATATAATTCAGAAGACAACTATGTTATATATTATAGGGAGGATAGCAGGCTTAGAAGTCCTACCTTAATTTATGGAGCTATTTTACAAAATGACATAGACTCCAATTATTTTCTATATATCAACTCAGTTTTGCAGCCTATAGATTCCACAGTTATTGTTTTAAAAAATCAATTAATAATTGTTACTTTTATTTCTCTTGGTTTAGCTTTAGCCCTATCCTATTTTATAGCTACAAAGCTAACTAAGCCAATAGAGAGAATAACCAAAACAGCTGAATCATTGGGAAAAGGTGATTATACAGTAGAGTTTGAAAAAGGTCATTATACTGAAATTGATAATCTAGCGGATACTTTAAATTATGCTACAAAAGAGCTTTCTAAAACCGAAGAGTTACGTAGAGATTTAATAGCAAATGTATCTCATGATTTAAGAACGCCTCTTACATTGATTAAATCTTATGGTGAAATGATAAGGGATATTTCTGGAAACAACGAAGAAAAAAGAAATAAGCATCTAAAAACAATAATAGATGAGTCTGACAGATTATCAGGTTTAGTTAATGACATCCTTGATTTGTCAAAGGCTCAGTCTGGATTGGATAAGATGGATTTTAATAGTTTTGATATACTAAAGACCACGGAAAATGTTTTAAAAAGATTTCAGTATTTCGCTGATAATCATGGATTTAGATTCTATTTGAATTATAAGGGAGATACCGATGTACTTGGTGAAGAATCTAAAATAGAGCAGGTTATATACAATTTAATCAGCAATGCAGTTAACTATTCAACTGATGAAAAGGAAATAGTGATTAATATAATGGGAAAGGATGGAATTGTTAATTTTGAGGTTATTGACAAGGTAATAGGTATATCTGAGGACCAGCTTGATTCCATATGGGATAGATATTATAAGGTTGGGAAGGCTCACAAGAGAGCAACAGTAGGTAGTGGAATAGGTTTATCTATAGTAAAATCTATTTTACTGGCTCATAAAGCTGAATTTGGTGTTGAAAGTAAAGTAGGTGAAGGTAGTAAGTTCTACTTTAAGTTAAGAAAATTATAA
- a CDS encoding response regulator transcription factor, whose translation MYRILIVDDEEKIREVIKEYGEFEGYSVTEASDGMEAVNICKSEDFDIIIMDIMMPRLDGYSAVKEIKKNKDIPVLMLSARGEEYDKLFGFEIGIDDYVVKPFSPKEIMARIKVIINRSKAKEKTNKKIIFKGLVIDFDGRNVYVDDEKVDMTPKEYDLLFYMVRNKNIALTREKLLNEIWGYDFYGDERTVDTHIKMLRNSLGNYRDFIVTLRGLGYKFEYNE comes from the coding sequence ATGTATAGAATACTGATAGTAGATGACGAAGAAAAAATCAGAGAAGTAATTAAAGAGTACGGTGAATTTGAAGGATATTCAGTAACTGAAGCTAGTGATGGTATGGAGGCTGTTAACATTTGTAAATCGGAAGACTTTGATATAATTATAATGGATATTATGATGCCAAGGTTAGATGGGTATTCTGCAGTTAAGGAAATTAAGAAAAACAAAGATATTCCAGTCCTTATGCTTTCTGCAAGAGGTGAAGAATATGATAAACTATTTGGTTTTGAAATCGGTATAGATGATTATGTTGTTAAACCATTTTCACCAAAAGAAATAATGGCAAGAATAAAGGTTATTATAAATAGAAGTAAGGCAAAGGAAAAGACTAATAAAAAGATTATATTTAAGGGGTTAGTCATAGATTTTGATGGCAGAAATGTATATGTGGATGATGAAAAAGTAGATATGACACCTAAGGAATATGATCTCTTGTTTTATATGGTAAGGAATAAAAATATAGCATTAACCAGGGAAAAGCTATTAAATGAAATATGGGGATACGACTTCTATGGTGATGAGAGAACCGTAGATACACATATTAAAATGCTTAGAAATAGTTTGGGCAATTATAGAGACTTCATAGTTACATTAAGGGGACTAGGATATAAATTTGAGTACAACGAATAG
- a CDS encoding HAD family hydrolase: MNKYKGIIFDLDGTLLNTIEDISDSVNMALMEFEFPTHTYEEYKLKLGNGFRVLIEKSVPQGSDKDTIDKVLNLFTKIYKDNYHKKTKPYSGIIELLKMLDKKGYKLAINSNKRDDYTNSLSSKIFSQIPFVAVFGERREIPKKPNPTSTLEIIELMGLNNREVLFVGDSDTDILTANNAKVDSIGVTWGFRTYEELKNNGAAYIVSNPIEILNIVEE; the protein is encoded by the coding sequence ATGAATAAATATAAGGGGATTATATTTGATCTAGATGGGACATTGTTAAATACAATTGAGGACATTTCGGACAGTGTTAATATGGCGTTAATGGAGTTTGAATTTCCAACCCATACTTATGAAGAATATAAGCTCAAACTGGGAAATGGATTTAGAGTTTTAATAGAGAAAAGTGTACCACAAGGGTCAGATAAAGATACTATAGATAAGGTGTTGAATTTATTTACAAAAATTTATAAGGATAATTATCATAAAAAAACTAAGCCTTATAGTGGAATTATTGAATTGCTAAAAATGTTGGATAAAAAGGGGTATAAGCTTGCAATTAATTCGAATAAAAGAGATGACTATACGAATTCTCTTTCATCGAAAATCTTTAGTCAGATACCATTTGTAGCTGTATTTGGTGAACGTAGAGAAATTCCAAAGAAACCTAATCCAACATCAACACTTGAAATTATTGAGTTAATGGGTCTAAATAATAGGGAAGTCTTATTTGTTGGTGATTCTGATACTGATATACTTACGGCGAATAATGCTAAGGTTGATTCAATTGGAGTAACATGGGGATTTAGAACATATGAAGAGCTTAAAAATAATGGAGCAGCTTATATCGTTTCAAACCCAATAGAAATATTAAACATTGTAGAAGAATGA
- a CDS encoding alpha/beta-type small acid-soluble spore protein, whose translation MAKKKLVVPEAREAFEQFKMEIANEFGVDDPRNLASRHTGLIVKELVKMGEENLINKK comes from the coding sequence ATGGCCAAGAAAAAACTTGTAGTTCCTGAGGCAAGAGAAGCATTTGAACAATTTAAAATGGAGATAGCAAATGAATTCGGTGTTGATGATCCGAGAAATTTAGCATCAAGACATACAGGGTTAATTGTAAAAGAACTAGTAAAAATGGGAGAAGAAAATTTGATAAATAAAAAGTAA
- a CDS encoding DUF523 domain-containing protein codes for MNILVSACLLGVNCRYDGKSKLIDKLKVLGKKHNLIPICPEIYGGLTTPRAPSEKIKDKVISKSGEDVTEHFKRGAKETLKLARFYDCKLAILKERSPSCGYGKIYDGTFTGNIVDGNGVTAELLAKSGIKVIGESEIDKLCECSSSDKTFND; via the coding sequence ATGAATATTCTCGTTAGTGCGTGTCTTTTAGGTGTTAATTGCAGGTATGATGGTAAAAGTAAGCTGATAGATAAGCTAAAGGTATTAGGAAAAAAACACAACTTAATTCCAATATGCCCTGAAATATATGGTGGCTTGACTACACCCAGAGCTCCTTCAGAAAAAATTAAGGATAAAGTTATTTCAAAATCAGGTGAAGATGTAACTGAGCACTTTAAAAGAGGAGCAAAGGAAACATTAAAGTTGGCAAGGTTCTATGATTGTAAATTAGCAATACTTAAGGAAAGAAGTCCATCATGCGGTTATGGAAAGATTTATGATGGAACTTTTACAGGTAATATAGTAGATGGAAATGGAGTTACGGCTGAGTTATTAGCTAAAAGTGGCATTAAAGTAATTGGTGAATCTGAAATTGATAAACTATGTGAATGTTCTTCATCGGATAAAACATTTAACGATTAG
- a CDS encoding DMT family transporter: MLENIGELAALGTALCWSIVGVAFESAGKKVGSLSVNYIRLILGFVFISIASFFSRGLLFPVDATINNWIWLSISGFIGFFLGDMFLFQSYVEIGSRISSLIMALSPPITALLGYVILRERLKPIGILGMIITTIGIAMVILSRDSEDKKIKINLSPKGLLYAFLGATGQAVGLIFSKVGMGDYNAFAATQIRIIAGFISFTVFIFILKKFRDVRKAFDNKEAMKSIGIGALFGPFIGVTLSLISVRYTTAGISSIISSISPVTIIPFSILILKEKIKPKEIIGAVISVIGVAVMFI, from the coding sequence TTGCTAGAGAATATAGGTGAATTGGCTGCACTTGGTACTGCATTATGCTGGAGTATTGTTGGAGTAGCATTTGAAAGTGCAGGTAAGAAAGTAGGATCATTATCTGTTAATTACATAAGACTTATACTTGGATTTGTTTTTATTAGTATTGCTTCATTTTTTTCAAGAGGACTGCTCTTTCCAGTTGATGCTACAATTAATAATTGGATATGGCTTTCAATATCTGGTTTTATTGGTTTCTTCTTAGGAGATATGTTCTTATTTCAGTCTTATGTTGAAATAGGCTCTAGAATTTCATCCTTAATTATGGCATTATCCCCTCCAATCACAGCGTTATTAGGTTATGTAATTCTAAGGGAAAGACTAAAACCTATAGGTATTTTAGGAATGATTATTACCACTATAGGAATTGCTATGGTAATTCTAAGTAGGGATTCAGAAGATAAAAAAATAAAAATTAATCTATCTCCAAAGGGATTATTATATGCTTTTTTAGGTGCAACGGGACAGGCTGTAGGCTTGATTTTTAGCAAGGTAGGTATGGGTGATTATAATGCATTTGCTGCCACCCAAATTAGAATAATAGCTGGTTTTATAAGCTTTACAGTTTTTATATTTATATTAAAAAAATTTAGGGATGTAAGAAAAGCCTTTGACAACAAGGAAGCAATGAAATCAATTGGTATTGGAGCATTATTTGGACCATTTATAGGGGTGACTCTTTCATTAATATCTGTAAGATATACCACTGCAGGAATTTCTTCAATAATCTCATCTATATCTCCAGTTACAATAATACCTTTTTCAATATTGATACTGAAGGAAAAGATAAAACCTAAAGAGATTATAGGAGCAGTGATTTCAGTTATTGGTGTTGCTGTAATGTTTATCTAG
- a CDS encoding sodium-dependent transporter, with translation MEKSSSRKRESWGSRFGFIMAAAGSAVGLGNIWRFPYLTGENGGGAFIFIYLIFVIVIGLSIMLAEFTLGRRTKLAAAGAYKNMDKRWTFAGVLGVLSSFMIMGFYPVVGGWATAYIFKSFTGLLSNPAAIGDAFGAFISNPIEPVIWMVIYLATNILIVVKGVASGIEKAGKILMPVLLVLMILIGLRSVTLEGAGAGLKFMFMPDWSKVQGSTFLAALGQAFFSLSLGMGAMITYGSYLDKKENLPSSALTVTILDTSVAILAGIAIIPALFAFGMEPNQGPGLVFIVLPQLFAQLGGIGVIFSAIFFIALMIAALTSSVSLLEVVVAYLMDQKGMARKKAVSLAGGSMIITSLLSSLSMGVMSGFTVLGVGVFDFFDILTDKIFLAIGGMLICIFIGWFVKKEDIKNELTNGGATKFALFDVWYNIVKYIIPIAIAFVAVFGILSIPFKGLMLFGLAVIVVLAIFSKKL, from the coding sequence ATGGAAAAATCAAGCAGTAGAAAAAGAGAGTCTTGGGGCTCGCGATTTGGTTTTATAATGGCAGCGGCAGGGTCGGCGGTAGGACTAGGCAACATATGGAGATTTCCATACTTAACTGGTGAAAATGGTGGCGGCGCATTTATTTTTATTTATCTTATTTTTGTTATAGTCATCGGCTTAAGTATTATGCTTGCTGAATTTACACTAGGCAGAAGAACTAAACTTGCTGCTGCAGGAGCCTATAAAAACATGGATAAGAGATGGACCTTTGCTGGAGTTCTTGGTGTTTTAAGTTCATTTATGATAATGGGTTTTTATCCTGTAGTAGGAGGTTGGGCAACAGCTTACATCTTTAAATCATTTACTGGTTTATTAAGCAACCCAGCTGCAATTGGAGATGCCTTTGGTGCATTTATATCTAATCCAATTGAACCTGTAATATGGATGGTTATATACCTTGCTACAAATATTTTAATAGTTGTTAAAGGGGTTGCTAGTGGCATTGAAAAAGCTGGAAAGATATTAATGCCAGTACTATTGGTGCTAATGATTTTAATCGGCTTAAGAAGTGTGACATTAGAAGGTGCTGGAGCAGGATTGAAATTTATGTTTATGCCTGATTGGTCAAAGGTACAGGGTTCTACATTTTTAGCTGCTTTAGGTCAGGCATTTTTCTCGCTTAGTCTTGGTATGGGAGCCATGATTACTTACGGTAGTTATTTAGATAAGAAAGAAAATTTACCATCTAGTGCTCTTACTGTAACTATATTAGATACTAGTGTAGCGATTTTAGCTGGCATAGCAATAATTCCTGCACTCTTTGCTTTTGGTATGGAACCTAATCAGGGACCAGGATTGGTATTTATAGTATTACCTCAATTGTTTGCACAATTAGGTGGCATCGGAGTGATATTCTCAGCAATTTTCTTTATTGCCCTAATGATAGCAGCTCTAACTTCCTCTGTATCTCTTCTTGAAGTAGTTGTGGCTTACCTAATGGACCAAAAGGGTATGGCAAGAAAGAAAGCAGTTAGTTTGGCTGGCGGCTCAATGATTATAACTAGTTTACTATCATCCTTATCAATGGGAGTAATGTCAGGATTTACAGTACTGGGTGTAGGTGTATTTGACTTCTTCGATATACTCACAGATAAGATTTTCTTAGCTATAGGTGGTATGTTAATATGTATATTCATTGGTTGGTTCGTTAAGAAAGAAGATATTAAGAATGAACTTACTAATGGTGGTGCAACGAAATTTGCTTTATTTGATGTTTGGTACAACATAGTAAAATATATTATTCCTATTGCTATTGCATTCGTTGCAGTATTTGGTATATTATCAATTCCATTTAAAGGCTTAATGCTATTTGGGCTAGCAGTCATAGTAGTTCTAGCAATATTCTCAAAGAAATTATAA
- a CDS encoding type II CAAX endopeptidase family protein produces MFSRNLSLFDEAKRSKIKLNGFISVILSIIMIFVGQIIGQIFLIFLSQFISIQGIMVKPIYLIFTFLFPLLLCFIWVKLVEKRRIGSLGLSSYKFVSKFFIGFFIGFLMFSAVTLLMYITGTIEIDQNIDVGINYFPAILAILPGWILQSSTEEIITRGWLMHIIGAKHRPIIGFIVSSILFGVLHIFNPGVTYLSIMNIILVGFFFGLYVIKTQDVWSACGLHAAWNFTQGNIFGFSVSGGSILSTDTLMSFTSQGGDILTGGAFGPEASIFSTIVLIIGILVLILRKHFN; encoded by the coding sequence ATGTTTAGCCGAAATTTATCACTATTTGATGAAGCAAAAAGATCAAAGATAAAACTTAATGGATTCATTTCAGTTATATTATCTATTATTATGATATTTGTTGGACAGATAATTGGCCAGATTTTTTTAATATTCTTAAGTCAATTTATATCTATTCAAGGTATCATGGTAAAACCTATTTATTTGATTTTTACTTTTTTATTTCCACTGCTACTCTGCTTTATATGGGTTAAATTAGTGGAGAAAAGAAGAATTGGTTCCCTTGGATTAAGTAGTTATAAATTTGTTTCAAAGTTTTTTATTGGATTTTTTATTGGTTTTCTGATGTTTAGTGCTGTAACTTTATTGATGTATATTACAGGTACAATTGAAATAGATCAGAATATAGATGTTGGTATTAATTATTTTCCAGCCATACTTGCAATATTACCAGGGTGGATACTACAAAGTAGTACAGAGGAAATAATTACAAGAGGTTGGTTAATGCACATTATAGGTGCTAAGCATAGACCTATAATAGGGTTTATCGTATCATCAATTTTGTTTGGAGTTTTACATATATTTAATCCTGGAGTCACTTATCTATCAATTATGAATATAATACTAGTTGGATTTTTCTTTGGTTTATATGTAATAAAAACGCAGGATGTCTGGAGTGCGTGTGGTTTACATGCAGCCTGGAATTTCACACAGGGTAATATTTTTGGTTTTAGTGTTAGTGGTGGTTCAATCTTATCAACCGATACTCTGATGAGTTTTACAAGTCAAGGTGGAGATATATTAACAGGTGGTGCATTCGGACCTGAAGCTAGTATATTTTCTACAATAGTATTAATAATAGGGATATTGGTACTCATCCTTAGAAAACATTTTAATTGA